The segment CAGGATGGTGATAAGCCCCTCCTGCTCCAGACGGCCCAGAGCATCCCGCATGGGAGTGCGGCTGATGTTGCCCATTTCCGCACAGAGCTTCTGCTCGTTCAGGAATTCATTGGGCCGGTACTCGCAGTTCAGGATCCTGGTCTTGAGGTACTGGTACGCCTGCAGCTTCAGGCTCAGTTTGGTCTGCGACTCCGTTTCTTTCATATTTTGCACAACTCCTATTCCCTTTTTCCTTTGCAATGAAAAAGGTTTCTTCTCCTATAATACTTTGGAGCGCATGCTTTTTCTTCTTCAAAAGCACTCTTGTATTCTTGCTGCAATCCAAGTAGTATTCCAGTTCTATTATTTCATAACAGGGCAATTATTACAATACTTTTTTGCGAACTTTGGTGCGTTTTCCGTTTTTGCTAATTTTCATGTCTTATTTTTTGCTAAAATCAACAACGTTTTTTGTGCTTGTAGCCAATGCCGCTTCTTTTGGCCCGGTTCTTTTGCATCCAACACAAAAATATGCTACAATGAATAAAATAACGAAAAGGGTGTGGATCTCTCTTATGGCACGAAGCGACGGCTACAATACCAAGACCCGTCAACTGATTTTAGATTATCTCATCAACAACCGGCAGCACGCGGTGAGTGCTTCCAACATTCTGGAGCATCTGGAAGCACAGGGCGCAAGCCCCAACCCCACCACGGTGTACCGCTATCTGGACAAGCTGGCCGGGGAGCAGCGCATCATGAAATACGTAGCCGACAAGGGCGAAAAAGCCGTGTTCCAATACGTGGACGAGGGCCGCCACTGCCGGGAGCATCTGCACCTCAAATGCGTGCAGTGCGGACGCATCTATCATCTGGACTGCCACTTCATGGACGAGGTGCGCGCCCATCTAATGGCAGAGCACGGCTTTACCCTGCAGTGCGAGGGCAGCGTTTTGTATGGTTTGTGCCGTCACTGTGCCCAAAAAGCGGAACAGTCCGACTCTGCTGATCAAACCGCACAAAAATGCGCCTGCTGTGTTGACACGGACAAAAAGCCGTGATACAATGCAGGCAAGAAAAAGCGTTGACCGGGAAAAGTAAGGTTTCAATGTCCTCTTTCAGAGAGTGCGGGCAGCTGGGAGCCGCGCAGAGGACGAAGCCCGAACGAACACCCGTGAGCTTCCCCCTGAACCTGTTTGTGCAGCAGTAGGGGCAGACGTGCGCCGCTCGTTATCGCGGCAGTGCTTTCAACGGGGAGAGCGCACAAAAGTGACTGGCATGGTTTTATGCCGGTAATTTAGGTGGCACCACGGATACGGCAGCATATTCGTCCTAGCAATTGGGATGAATGAGCTGCCGTATTTTTTTATTGAAAAAAGAGGGGTAAGAAATATGTGTTGTGTTATGGGCTATACCGGGCACGATCTGAGTGCCGCCAAATTCAAGGAATACCTGCTGCGCACGGTTATGCGCGGCCCGGACGACCAGCGTGTGGTGGAAGGGCCTTTCGGTCTGATGGGCTTTGGCCGCCTTGCCATCATGGGCTTGACGCCGGAAGGCATGCAGCCGTTCTACCGCGGTGCCGACTGCGTGGTGTGCAACGGCGAGCTGTACGGCTTCCGCTTTGAAAAAGAAGTTCTGAAGCGCCGGGGCTACAAATTCCAGTCGGACTGCGACTGTGAGATCCTGCTGCCGCTGTACTATGAGTATGGTCTGGATATGTTCCGCCACATGGATTCCGAGTTCGCGCTCATCATGTACGATTCCCGCAAGGACCGGCTCATCGCCGCCCGCGACCCCATCGGCATCCGTCCGCTGTTCTACGGCTACTCCAAGTCCAGCCACCAGATCGCCTTCGCCTCCGAGATGCAGAACCTCATTGGCTGGTGCGACGACATCCGTCCCTTCCCCATCGGCAGCTACTACTGCGATGGCCGCTTCGTCCGCTATGAGGATATCGCCGATGTGCCCGCTCCCATGCAGGACAATATGGACACCGTGCTGCGGAACATCCGCGAAAAGCTGATCGCAGGCGTGGAGAAGCGTCTGGACGCAGATGCCCCGGTAGGCTTCCTGCTTTCCGGCGGTCTGGATTCCTCGCTGGTGTGCTCCATTGCCGCCAAGAAGCTGAACAAGCCCATCCGCACCTTTGCCATCGGCATGGACACCGACGCCATTGACCTGAAGTATGCGCGCCAGACCGCTGAATATCTGGGCAGCGAGCACCACGAGATCATCATCAACCGGGACATGGTCATCAACAGTCTGGAAGAGGTCATCCGTCTGCTGGGCACCTGGGACATCACCACCATCCGTGCCAGCATGGGCATGTACCTGCTGTGCAAGGCCATCCACGAGCAGACCGATGTCCGGGTGCTGCTGACCGGTGAGATCTCCGATGAGCTGTTCGGCTACAAGTACACCGACTACGCCCCCACCGCCGACGCCTTCCAGCAGGAAAGCCAGAAGCGCATCCGGGAGCTGTACATGTACGATGTGCTGCGGGCCGACCGCTGCATCTCCTCCAACAGCATCGAGGCCCGCGTGCCCTTTGGGGATCTGGATTTTGTGCGCTACGTCATGGCCATCGACCCGGAAAAGAAGCTGAACAGCTACGGCAAGGGCAAGTACCTGCTGCGCAAGGCCTTTGAGGGCGACTGGCTGCCGCCGGAGATCCTGTGGCGCGAGAAGGCTGCCTTCTCGGATGCCGTGGGCCACAGCATGGTGGATGATATCAAGGAGTATGCCGAGAGCCTTTACACCGACGAGGAGTTCCAGCTGCGCCGGGCGAACTATTCGGCCCACTGCATGCCGTTCACCAAGGAAAGCCTGTTCTACCGCGAAATTTTCGAGAAGTACTACCACGACCAGAGCCGCACCATCGTGGGCTTCTGGATGCCCAACAAGGCATGGCCCAACTGCAACGTCAACGACCCCTCTGCCCGCGTGCTGGCAAACTACGGCGCTTCCGGTGTGTAATTGATTTTAAATGGCCTCCGCTGCGCTCTGGCCATCTTTAGCGGAAATAAAGTTTTTATAGTTTGCAGTTCAGCAAAGCCTGCAGGCTTTGCTGAACTGCTTTTTCACCGAAGGAGTCCGAAAGGCAAACTGCATCTTCTGTACCTATTCCCTACGGGAACATCTGCACAGGGAAAAAGATGCCGCTTCCAGTTACGCCCCCTCTTGTGAAAATGCAATGCCGGGCGGTCCGCAGACCGCCCGGCATTGCTCTGTTAAAATTATTTTTCCGCTATTCACGCCCAAAGCGCACGCGGCGGGCATTCTGATTTGTTACATCCTGATTTTTTGCGCCGCACGGGCAATGGACGCCAGCAGCGCCACCAGACGCTTTTCGTCCATCTGGCCGCAGTAGCTGGTGAAGGTGTAGTAGCAGCCCTGCACGCAGAAGGAAAGCACGATCTTGCGCACCACATCGGCATCAAACGAAGGGTCTCGCTCCGAGATGCATTTGCACATGGCCGCTTCCACCCGGTTGATGAACAGTCCCTGCCGGGAGCCGGAAAACAGGATGCTGATCTCGTTCTGATTCCGGGTAAAGGCCCGGAACATTTCCCGGGTCAGCCACTCGGTGCGCTCGCTCACATCACTGGCGGTCAGCTGCGGCAGACTTTCCACCACCACCTCCACCATTTCGTCCTCCATGGCGTTGGCCAGCGCATAGATATCCTGATAATGGGCATAAAAGGTGGACTTATTGATGCAGGCCAGATCGCACAGCTCCTTGACCTTGATCTTTTCCAGCGGTTTCTGCGCCCGCAGCTCCATGAATGCCTGCTTGATGGCACGCTCCGTTTTTTCAATGCGAATATCCAGAAAATCCACCTCTTTTGCAATTCTGTTGATTATCCAACCATTTTCCTGTTTTGCGGATAGACAAGGCCCTCAGCCTTTTTTATACTGGGGCTATCCCCCCTCCGCGTCACTCCTTGCGGTACAGGATGCCTTTTTCGTCCAGCGCCTGCCGGATGCGCTCAAAGCTGTCGGCATCCGGGCAGTGCAGTGTATGCAGGTGCACGCCGCTGGTCATGCGGCTCAGCAGGCTTTCCGGCGTATTTTTTGCCTGCTGGATAAAGTTGTCCACATCATAGCGGCTGGCAAGGTTCAGGTTGCCCCGCAGTTCACCATACAGGCTGTTCTCCACAGCCACATCCACCACGATGCCGCCCTGATCCACAATGGTGTACAGCTCGGTGCGCATCTCTTCCTCGGTGCTGTGCACGCAGGCCAGAATGCCCACATAGCCCTTTTGGGCCGGATGCAGCTGATAGCCCCGGGGCGTTGCATCGATCTGTGCGCCGCCTGCCCGCAGCAGAGCCACATCCCCCACCACGATCTGACGGGATACCCCCAGCTGTGCCGCCAGGGCACTGGCACTGACCGGGGTCTCGGCCCCGCTGAGCCGGTTCAGGATGGCTTCTCTGCGCTGCGCTGCGTTCATAGGTCTCAGGCTTCCTTTCCGCATTTCTGCATTCCTGCTCTATTGTAGCAAAACACGGCGGTTTGTGCAAGAAGCCAGCCCTTTATTCCAGCTGCAGGATGGTAGCATAATTGGAGGGCAGCTGCACCTTCATGCGGCCCCACTCCATGCTGGTCAGAACAGGCTGTGCGCCCACGGTATCCGCCAGCAGGTCAACGGCCCCGGAAGCCTCCACCGGCAGCTGGAATTCCAGCTGTGCGGGACTGTCGCCGTTGTTCAGCACCACGACGCAGGCCTTTCCATCCAGCACCCGGGCAAAGGCATAGCACTGGGTGGTGAGCTGCAGCTCCTTCACCTCGCCGTCGGTCAGCTCCGGCAGCTCCGCCTTCAGTCTGCCCAGTGCGGCATACACGCTGGTGACAGGGTTGGTGGTCTCAGCGTCCTTGAAGTCGGAAAGCTCCAGACAGGGACGCAGCGGCCAGTCGCTTCCCCACTCTTTTTTGCCTTCAATGCCAAATTCTGAGCCATAATAGATGGACGGAATGCCCCAAAGCGTATATACTAGAATTGCAATGTGACGGATGTGCTCCCGGTTGCGCAGCTTATTGGGCAGCCGCTCCACATCGTGGTTGTCCGAGAACAGATACAGCCGGGTATCGTGGCACAGGCCCTGCAGACGGCGCATGGTGTGGGCGATCTCGAAATAGTTGTGGTCGTTGTGGCCGCTCCACAGGCCCTTGTGCAGCTCGTAGTTGGTCACCGAGTGCAGCATCTCCGGGTTTGCCCAGCGGCTGTAATCCCCGTGGATCACCTCGCCCATGAGCCAGAACTCGGGCTTTACCTCATTGGCAAGGCGGCGCAGCCCCCGCATGAAGTCAAAGTCCAGCACGTCGGCGGCGTCCAGACGGATGCCGTCAATGTCAAATTCATCCACCCAGAAGCGGATGGTCTCGTAGTGGTAGTTCTGCACCTCCGGGTTGCGCTGGTTCAGCTTGACCAGCAGATTGTAGCCACCCCAGTTGCCGTAGGAAAAGCCGTCGTTGTACTCGTTGTTGCCCCAGAAATTCACATCGCAGAACCAGTCCTTATAGCGGGCGTTCTCGCGGTTCGCCTTCAGGTCCTGGAACGCAAAGAAATCCCGGCCCACATGGTTGAACACGCCGTCCACGATCACCTTCTGGCCCCGGGCATGGCAGTCTGCCACAAAGTCCCGGAACTCCTCATTGGTGCCGATGCGGCGGTCTACCAGCCGGTAATCGATGGTGTCGTAGCCATGGGAGCCGCTCTCGAACAGCGGGCCGATATAAATGGCCGTGCAGCCAAGGTCCGCTGCGTGCTTCGCCCATGCGTTCAGCTTCTCGAATGCGCCGGGCACCGCCTGCCCGTCGTTCTCATGTGCGCAGCCGCACAGCCCCAGAGGATAGATGTGATAGAATACCGCGTTGTCATACCAAGCCATTGTTCATACCGCTCCCATACAAAAAAATCAGCCGCCGCCCACTGCAGCGGCAGGAATAGTATAGCACAGAATCTGTAAAATATGTTAATATTTGCCGATTTTTGTCAAGAATCGACAAGAATATCGGCTACTGTGCCCCATTTCGCCTTGTTTTTATTGGATATATTGCCCAAATACCTGTATCACATGCAGTGCCGCCGGGCACTGCTCATCATAGAATGTAAGGAGATCTTTGCATGAATTACCCCGCCATTCCCCGTGAATTCTTCAATGGAGACTGCTTTGATGCCTACCGCATCCTTGGTGCCCATCCCTGCTCCGACAACGGCACCGAAGGGTGGCGCTTTGCGGTGTGGGCCCCCGGTGCCACGGCAGTGGAGGTCTGCGGCGGCTTCGACGGCTGGGAGGCAGGCGTGCCCATGGAAAAAGCCGATACC is part of the Faecalibacterium sp. HTF-F genome and harbors:
- a CDS encoding Fur family transcriptional regulator codes for the protein MARSDGYNTKTRQLILDYLINNRQHAVSASNILEHLEAQGASPNPTTVYRYLDKLAGEQRIMKYVADKGEKAVFQYVDEGRHCREHLHLKCVQCGRIYHLDCHFMDEVRAHLMAEHGFTLQCEGSVLYGLCRHCAQKAEQSDSADQTAQKCACCVDTDKKP
- the asnB gene encoding asparagine synthase B produces the protein MCCVMGYTGHDLSAAKFKEYLLRTVMRGPDDQRVVEGPFGLMGFGRLAIMGLTPEGMQPFYRGADCVVCNGELYGFRFEKEVLKRRGYKFQSDCDCEILLPLYYEYGLDMFRHMDSEFALIMYDSRKDRLIAARDPIGIRPLFYGYSKSSHQIAFASEMQNLIGWCDDIRPFPIGSYYCDGRFVRYEDIADVPAPMQDNMDTVLRNIREKLIAGVEKRLDADAPVGFLLSGGLDSSLVCSIAAKKLNKPIRTFAIGMDTDAIDLKYARQTAEYLGSEHHEIIINRDMVINSLEEVIRLLGTWDITTIRASMGMYLLCKAIHEQTDVRVLLTGEISDELFGYKYTDYAPTADAFQQESQKRIRELYMYDVLRADRCISSNSIEARVPFGDLDFVRYVMAIDPEKKLNSYGKGKYLLRKAFEGDWLPPEILWREKAAFSDAVGHSMVDDIKEYAESLYTDEEFQLRRANYSAHCMPFTKESLFYREIFEKYYHDQSRTIVGFWMPNKAWPNCNVNDPSARVLANYGASGV
- a CDS encoding TetR/AcrR family transcriptional regulator produces the protein MDFLDIRIEKTERAIKQAFMELRAQKPLEKIKVKELCDLACINKSTFYAHYQDIYALANAMEDEMVEVVVESLPQLTASDVSERTEWLTREMFRAFTRNQNEISILFSGSRQGLFINRVEAAMCKCISERDPSFDADVVRKIVLSFCVQGCYYTFTSYCGQMDEKRLVALLASIARAAQKIRM
- a CDS encoding transcription repressor NadR — encoded protein: MNAAQRREAILNRLSGAETPVSASALAAQLGVSRQIVVGDVALLRAGGAQIDATPRGYQLHPAQKGYVGILACVHSTEEEMRTELYTIVDQGGIVVDVAVENSLYGELRGNLNLASRYDVDNFIQQAKNTPESLLSRMTSGVHLHTLHCPDADSFERIRQALDEKGILYRKE
- a CDS encoding alpha-amylase family glycosyl hydrolase, whose product is MAWYDNAVFYHIYPLGLCGCAHENDGQAVPGAFEKLNAWAKHAADLGCTAIYIGPLFESGSHGYDTIDYRLVDRRIGTNEEFRDFVADCHARGQKVIVDGVFNHVGRDFFAFQDLKANRENARYKDWFCDVNFWGNNEYNDGFSYGNWGGYNLLVKLNQRNPEVQNYHYETIRFWVDEFDIDGIRLDAADVLDFDFMRGLRRLANEVKPEFWLMGEVIHGDYSRWANPEMLHSVTNYELHKGLWSGHNDHNYFEIAHTMRRLQGLCHDTRLYLFSDNHDVERLPNKLRNREHIRHIAILVYTLWGIPSIYYGSEFGIEGKKEWGSDWPLRPCLELSDFKDAETTNPVTSVYAALGRLKAELPELTDGEVKELQLTTQCYAFARVLDGKACVVVLNNGDSPAQLEFQLPVEASGAVDLLADTVGAQPVLTSMEWGRMKVQLPSNYATILQLE